The sequence GAAGGCCCTCGGGAATAAGGGACATCTATAACAAGCCTGATGATCCATTAATAGTTGAATACGTGAATATTGCTAGGATCCCATTCCATTTGgagataaaatttgaattttgaagTCCCAGAACCCAGGTCAGAACAACAAATCCTGCAAAACTAAATTGAGCTTATATTGACATATGATCATTAATCAGAAacaagcaaaaatgacaaaggtTTTACAAGGAGAGTTGAGAGGACGTCATCACCACGATGTGTTCAGGTGTATCCTGAGCTGTTGGACTGCTGGTCTCTCACCCCAAAAGGAGAAGGGTGACAAGGAGGATCATGGTGTATCTTAACGGAAACTGGATGAAAACAGAGATAGAAGTCACTCTGAATAAGGTGGAGCTAAGAATTGAGGAGTGAGAGGGAAGGGGACTGGGGAGAGAAGAACTgagcagagagaaacaaaaaacatgggaAGACAAGTGGGGTAGGGACTAAGAGTAGGAAAGACACATGCAAAGAACTCACCAGCGTTTCCTGAACCAAAGCGCAAGACCTATCAGAAGAAGTAAAGGCACTATCACCGCCAAGATGATCAAACCCATGGAGCTATGATGTTCTGTGAATTTGAGGAGACACCAAGGATGTTATAATCCACCCCATTTTACCTCATGCACTCCCTGTTTCACTGCATTCCCTTGGCTTCTTTGTTTCATTTGAGTATCCAACTTaccaatctcttttctttttttgtttttctctcattcctgCTCAGAGATGGATTCTTCATCTTATCCTCAGCATCCTCCTGCATCTACAGTGCCCTCATTTTCAACACTTCCATTTCTTAGCTTACCTGTTTTTATTCATGTTGGGGCTATAATCCCTAAAATCCTAAAATTTTCAGCTTGCCCTCCCTCTATGCCTGAGGACCACCTCTTGGCATTtccagcctgggctccagctCTTTCTCACCCCAGTAGAGGATGATGTCCTGGCCCTCTAGACTGCTGTGCTTCACCCGACAGGACAGGCCAGCTGCCTCCCCAGCGGCCACCTCCAGGGTTGCTCGGAGATACCATGTCCCGTCAACATTGGGCAGGATGTCCCCTCGCAGAGTGCCCTGCTGCTCCTGCTCACCCCGCATCCACATCACCCACACAGGTTTTGGGTAGAATCCTGAGACATGGCACACAAGCTGTAGATGGCCAGGTCCAGGACTGAGGCCATGGGACAGCCAGGCCTCGGGCTTCACTGCAAAGGACAGAAAAGATATTCAAATACAGACTTGGAGTTTCATATCTCCACAGCAGTTTAGAAGTTTAGATAGACACATcgttcccatttttcttttcttttttttttttttttttgagacagggtctcactctgtcactatgctgcagtgcagtggcataattataattatagcacactgtaacctcaaactctagggctcaagcaatcctcctgcctcagcctcttaagtaactgggactacaggtgtgtgctaccatgactggctaacttatttttattttttagagacaggggtctcactatgttgctcaggttggtctggGACTCCTGCCCTTAAGcggtcctccagcctcagcttcccaaagcactgggactacagatgtgagccactgcacccagcctttcccACTTCTGGGTGGCTCTTCCTTATTCCAAACTGGAAGGGGGTGGTGGAAGGGTATGATTTTCAAATCAAAAGTTCTTGGAGGGAGGGTGCAGGACTGACCTTGCCTCTGGAGATGTGCCTTTCCTGCATCAAGAAGACCCAAGATGAAACGTGGGCAGGTGTCACTGAGGAGACTGTGTGTTATGTCATTTTCATGCTGATTCTGATTGAGCACTTTGCAGAGACGCTTGG comes from Piliocolobus tephrosceles isolate RC106 unplaced genomic scaffold, ASM277652v3 unscaffolded_31040, whole genome shotgun sequence and encodes:
- the LOC111543832 gene encoding T-cell surface glycoprotein CD1a, yielding MLFLLLSLLAVLPGGGNADGLKESVSFHVIQIASFYNHSWKRNLVSGCLGDLQTHTLDRNSGTIIFLWPWSRGNFSNEEWKELEMLFHRRCVQFLEGMHRYSRKLQFEYPFEIQVTGGCELHSGKFSGSFLRIAYQGSDFVSFQSNSWLPSPVAGYMAKRLCKVLNQNQHENDITHSLLSDTCPRFILGLLDAGKAHLQRQVKPEAWLSHGLSPGPGHLQLVCHVSGFYPKPVWVMWMRGEQEQQGTLRGDILPNVDGTWYLRATLEVAAGEAAGLSCRVKHSSLEGQDIILYWEHHSSMGLIILAVIVPLLLLIGLALWFRKRCFR